From one Anomalospiza imberbis isolate Cuckoo-Finch-1a 21T00152 chromosome 25, ASM3175350v1, whole genome shotgun sequence genomic stretch:
- the CAP1 gene encoding adenylyl cyclase-associated protein 1 — translation MERLVERLEKAVERLETVCQGSGMCGDAPAKGVAQYVQAFDALLAGPVAEYTKISREVGGDVQKHAEMVHAGLMSERALLVVASQHQQPAENAFSELLKPISEQIQAVQNFREKNRGSKLFNHLSAVSESIPALGWVAMAPKPGPYVKEMTDAAMFYTNRILKEYKDVDKKQVDWVKAYLSIWTELQAYIKEYHTTGLTWSKTGPVATAGAKAPPAPPAGLAPPPPGPPPPPAPVSCSTDDSASRSALFAQINRGEGITSGLRHVSDDMKTHKNPALKNQGGPVRSGPKPFTAPKPACNANPSPKAPPLLELEGKKWRVENQENATNLVISDTELKQVAYVFKCTNSTLQIKGKINSITLDNCKKLGLVFDDVVGIVEIINSRDVKVQVMGKVPTISINKTDGCHVYLSKSSLDCEIVSAKSSEMNVLIPTEGGDFTEFPVPEQFKTVWNGQKLVTTVTEIAG, via the exons ATGGAGAGGCTGGTGGAGCGGTTGGAGAAGGCTGTGGAGCGCCTGGAGACCGTGTGCCAAGGCTCTGGCATGTGTGGAGATGCCCCTGCCAAAG GAGTGGCTCAGTACGTGCAGGCTTTCGATGCCCTTCTGGCCGGGCCAGTGGCCGAGTACACCAAGATCAGCAGAGAAGTTGGTGGGGACGTGCAGAAGCAC GCTGAGATGGTCCATGCAGGCTTGATGAGCGAGAGGGCTCTTCTGGTGGTGGCATCTCAGCAtcagcagccagcagag AACGCGTTCTCAGAGCTTCTCAAGCCCATCTCGGAGCAGATCCAGGCCGTGCAGAATTTCAGGGAGAAGAACCGTGGCAGCAAACTGTTCAACCACTTATCAGCAGTCAGCGAGagcatcccagccctgggctgggtggCCATG GCTCCAAAGCCTGGTCCTTACGTGAAGGAAATGACTGATGCTGCCATGTTTTACACCAACCGGATCCTCAAGGAGTACAAGGATGT AGATAAAAAACAAGTGGACTGGGTCAAAGCTTACCTGAGCATCTGGACAGAGCTGCAGGCCTACATCAAAGAGTACCACACCACAGGGCTGACCTGGAGCAAAACA GGTCCTGTAGCCACAGCAGGGGCTAAAGCACCACCTGCCCCCCCGGCTGGGCTTGCACCCCCACCTCCAGGacctccccctcctcctgcccccgtgagctgcagcacagacGACTCGGCCTCGCGCTCGGCGCTCTTCGCCCAGATCAACCGGGGAGAAGGGATCACCTCGG GCTTAAGGCACGTCTCAGATGACATGAAAACCCACAAGAATCCAGCCCTGAAGAACCAAGGGGGCCCCGTGAGAAGCGGCCCCAAACCTTTCACTGCTCCCAAACCAGCCTGTAATGCTAATCCCTCCCCGAAGGCACCTCCATTGCTAGAATTAGAAGGCAAAAAGTGGAGAGTG GAAAACCAGGAGAATGCCACTAACCTGGTCATCAGTGACACAGAGTTGAAGCAGGTAGCATATGTTTTCAAGTGCACAAACAGTacactccaaatcaaaggcaagaTCAACTCCATCACCCTTG ATAACTGCAAGAAGCTGGGTCTGGTGTTTGATGACGTGGTGGGCATTGTAGAGATCATCAACAGCAGGGATGTTAAAGTTCAG GTCATGGGTAAAGTGCCAACGATTTCCATCAACAAGACAGATGGGTGCCACGTGTACCTGAGCAAGAGCTCCCTCGACTGCGAGATCGTCAGTGCCAAGTCCTCGGAGATGAACGTGCTCATCCCCACCGAGGGAGGAGACTTT ACTGAATTCCCTGTCCCAGAACAGTTCAAGACAGTGTGGAACGGTCAGAAGTTggttaccactgtgacagaaaTTGCTGGCTAA
- the PPT1 gene encoding palmitoyl-protein thioesterase 1: protein MAALRAAVPVLALLGLCLGPAAAATPLVIWHGMGDSCCNPVSMGYIQKLVEKKIPGIYVLSLKIGSNLIQDMENSFFMNVNDQVREVCSQLATDPRLQGGYNAMGFSQGGQFLRAVAQRCPAPPMLSLISIGGQHQGVYGFPRCPGESSHLCDWIRKTLDLGAYTKAVQEHLVQAEYWHDPLKEEDYRKNSIFLADINQERGINETYKKNLMALKKFVMVKFLNDTMVDPPISEWFGFYKSGQAKETIPLQETSLYKEDRLGLQEMDKAGKLVFLGVKGDHLHFSEEWFDSNILPFLQ, encoded by the exons ATGGCGGCGCTCagggcggcggtgccggtgctggcgctgctggggctgtgcctgggccccgcggccgccgccacGCCCCTGGTGATCTGGCACGGCATGG GAGACAGCTGCTGCAATCCGGTGAGCATGGGCTACATCCAAAAACTGGTGGAGAAAAAAATACCGGGGATTTACGTCCTGTCGCTCAAGATCGGGAGCAACCTGATCCAG GACATGGAGAACAGCTTCTTCATGAACGTCAACGACCAGGTGAGGGAGGTGTGCAGCCAGCTGGCCACGGACCCTCGGCTCCAGGGAGGCTACAACGCCATGGGCTTCTCCCAGGGAGGCCAGTTCCT GAGGGCTGTGGCCCAGAGGTGCCCTGCTCCTCCCATGCTCAGCCTGATCTCCATCGGGGGACAGCACCAAG GGGTGTACGGCTTCCCACGCTGTCCCGGGGAGAGCTCCCACCTCTGCGACTGGATCCGGAAAACCCTGGATCTGGGAGCCTACACAAAAGCTGTGCAGGAGCA CTTGGTCCAAGCAGAGTATTGGCACGACCCGCTGAAGGAGGAGGACTAcaggaaaaacagcattttcctggcTGACATCAATCAGGAGAGG GGCATCAACGAGACCTACAAGAAAAacctgatggctctgaagaagTTTGTGATGGTGAAATTCCTCAACGATACCATGGTGGACCCTCCAATCTCTGAG tggtttgggttttacAAAAGTGGCcaagccaaggagaccatcCCACTGCAGGAGACCTCGCTGTACAAAGAG gatcgcctggggctgcaggagatggACAAAGCAGGGAAGTTGGTGTTCCTGGGGGTGAAGGGGGATCACCTGCACTTCTCAGAAGAGTGGTTTGACAGCAAcatcctccccttcctccagTGA
- the RPL11 gene encoding large ribosomal subunit protein uL5 — translation MAQDQGEKENPMRELRIRKLCLNICVGESGDRLTRAAKVLEQLTGQTPVFSKARYTVRSFGIRRNEKIAVHCTVRGAKAEEILEKGLKVREYELRKNNFSDTGNFGFGIQEHIDLGIKYDPSIGIYGLDFYVVLGRPGFSIADKKRRTGNIGAKHRIGKEEAMRWFQQKYDGIILPGK, via the exons ATGGCG CAAGACCAAGGTGAGAAGGAGAACCCGATGCGGGAGCTGCGGATCCGCAAACTCTGCCTCAACATCTGCGTCGGGGAGAGCGGGGATCGGCTCACCCGCGCCGCCAaagtgctggagcagctcacGGGGCAGACCCCCGTGTTCTCCAAAG CCCGGTACACGGTGAGATCCTTCGGGATCAGGAGAAACGAGAAAATCGCTGTTCACTGCACGGTTCGCGGGGCCAAAGCAGAGGAGATTCTGGAGAAGGGGTTGAAG GTGCGAGAATACGAGTTGAGAAAAAACAACTTCTCAGACACGGGGAACTTTGGCTTTGGAATCCAGGAACACATCGACCTGGGCATTAAATATGACCCCAGTATCGGTATCTACGGCCTGGATTTCTACGTG GTGCTGGGCAGGCCAGGCTTCAGCATTGCTGACAAGAAACGCAGGACTGGCAACATCGGGGCCAAGCACAGGATTGGGAAGGAGGAAGCCATGCGCTGGTTCCAGCAAAAG taTGATGGCATCATCCTTCCTGGTAAATGA
- the ELOA gene encoding elongin-A isoform X1, which yields MAESVLEVVGRLQARLAGSAEPKKLLKSLKRLSELPITVDILVETGVGKTVNSLRKHELVGDFAKDLVARWKKLVPVAQEAERNNLDSEDRDYERSSSSKRHQESSLREDEEADQEYSEPFQPSCSQSYSPDHREKKSKRYSRPERAYETYSYSSHQGKGWGRSSPVLSSDQEYSDCGQAVSPGPSESPQDVDTDPYASEEQEEPAIFHQKASKGHSFQEKLGAGRERGSGNFCDKGNASRSKEHKSSHKKQRLDGRGDERTSAFSLERLHKASFKEQLRESPVAAAGKEKQRTSEGTKKEKNRESGTSRKEKSQLLPHSEESLDNHVKKQKHRDSEKSKLEKSKQSLESSNSEKRKAESDSGNRIKEKGSSGSLKSSEGKRKISDVDKKSVGFSSNSGEGEAEDEFEQPTMSFESYLSYDQPQKKKKKVVKPSAGSAGDKDRGHSKQNGSKASTNSSSSSQKSPSHKRASEKKAEKKTPEPPKPKRIILDVVPTLPDIPLPPIQANYRPLPSLESITCSQTKRKAVSSPVEESEAGFTGRRLNSKMQVYSGSKTAYLPKMMSLYQQCIRVLSNNIDSIYEVGGVPFSVLEPVLERCTPEQLYRIEECNHVLVEDTDQLWHNHCLRDFKNEKPEEFESWREMYLRLHDAREQRLLMLARNIGSAHANKPKGRVAKMAFVNSAVKPPRDVRRRQEKFGTGGPLLPEKTKIKPVLYTSSKSHARASDEQSYDGPSTSSAHSVPSSGSTFSSYDPRKPPVKKIAPMMAKTIKAFKNRFSRR from the exons ATGGCGGAATCGGTGCTGGAAGTTGTGGGCCGGCTCCAGGCGCGGCTGGCGGGCAGCGCCGAGCCCAAGAAG CTGCTGAAGAGTCTGAAGAGGCTGTCAGAGTTACCCATCACAGTTGACATCCTCGTG GAGACAGGAGTTGGGAAGACTGTGAACAGCCTGAGGAAACACGAGCTGGTGGGAGACTTTGCCAAGGACCTCGTGGCCAGGTGGAAGAAGCTGGTGCCGGTGgcccaggaggcagagcg aaATAACCTGGACTCTGAAGACCGTGACTATGAGAGGAGCAGCTCGAGCAAAAGGCATCAGGAATCCTCCCTCAGAGAGGATGAGGAGGCTGATCAGGAATACTCAGAACCCTTCCAGCCTTCTTGCAGCCAGTCCTATAGCCCAGATCATAGGGAAAAGAAGTCCAAAAGATATTCTAGGCCTGAGAGAGCCTATGAGACTTACAGCTATAGCAGCCACCAGGGGAAGGGTTGGGGCAGATCCTCCCCAGTGCTCTCTTCAGACCAGGAATACTCGGACTGTGGACAGGCTGTGTCACCTGGGCCCAGTGAGAGCCCTCAGGATGTGGACACTGACCCTTACGCCTCTGAGGAGCAGGAAGAACCAGCAATATTCCATCAGAAGGCCAGTAAAGGGCACAGCTTCCAGGAGAAGCTCGGGGCAGGCCGGGAGCGCGGCTCCGGCAATTTCTGCGACAAAGGGAACGCGAGCCGGAGCAAAGAGCACAAGTCCTCGCACAAGAAGCAGCGACTCGATGGCAGAGGGGATGAGAGGACCTCTgccttcagcctggagaggttGCACAAGGCTTCTTTCAAAGAGCAGCTCCGAGAATCCCCCGTGGCAGCGGCTGGCAAGGAGAAGCAGAGGACGTCAGAGGGCACCAAAAAGGAGAAGAATCGGGAAAGCGGCACCTCCAGGAAGGAGAAGTCGCAATTGTTGCCGCACTCGGAGGAATCTTTGGACAACCATGTCAAGAAGCAAAAGCATCGGGACTCTGAGAAGAGCAAATTGGAAAAGTCCAAGCAGAGCCTGGAGAGCTCTAACTCAGAGAAACGGAAAGCTGAGAGTGACTCAGGCAATAGGATCAAGGAAAAGGGGAGTTCTGGGAGCTTAAAGTCTTCGGAGGGGAAGCGCAAAATCTCCGATGTGGACAAAAAATCAGTGGGTTTTTCTTCAAattctggggagggggaagcagAGGATGAGTTTGAACAACCTACAATGTCGTTTGAGTCATATCTCAGCTATGACCAgccccagaaaaagaaaaagaaagtggtCAAACCCTCGGCTGGGTcagctggggacaaagaccgAGGACACAGCAAACAGAACGGATCCAAAGCCAGTACCAACAGCTCGAGCTCCAGTCAGAAGAGTCCAAGCCACAAGAGAGCAAGTGagaaaaaggcagagaagaaaaccccagaGCCTCCTAAACCAAAGAGG ATAATTTTAGATGTGGTACCGACGTTACCAGACATCCCCCTGCCCCCCATCCAGGCCAATTATCGTCCTCTTCCCTCGCTCGAGTCCATCACCTGCTCCCAGACAAAAAGGAAAG CAGTGTCCTCGCCAGTGGAGGAGAGCGAAGCTGGTTTCACAGGCCGACGATTAAATTCCAAAATGCAGGTGTACTCTGGCTCCAAAACTGCCTACCTCCCGAAGATGATGTCCCTGTACCAGCAGTGTATCAGGGTCCTCAGCAACAACATCGACT CAATCTACGAAGTGGGTGGTGTCCCTTTCTCGGTGCTGGAGCCGGTGTTGGAGAGGTGCACCCCGGAGCAGCTGTATCGCATCGAGGAATGTAACCAT GTGCTGGTGGAGGACACGGATCAGCTGTGGCACAACCACTGCCTGCGAGACTTCAAGAACGAGAAGCCCGAGGAGTTCGAGTCGTGGCGGGAGATGTACCTGCGGCTGCACGACGCGCGCGAGCAGCGCCTGCTCATGCTGGCACGCAACATCGGCTCTGCCCACGCCAACAAACCCaaag GGAGAGTGGCCAAGATGGCATTTGTGAACTCTGCAGTGAAGCCTCCTCGGGATGTCCGGAGGAGACAGGAGAAGTTTGGAACTGGAGGCCCTCTTCTGCCAGAGAAGACCAA AATAAAACCAGTCCTGTACACATCCAGCAAAAGCCACGCTCGGGCGAGTGACGAGCAGTCCTACGATGGgcccagcaccagcagtgccCACTCGGTCCCATCTTCAGGTAGCACCTTCTCCTCCTACGACCCCAGGAAACCCCCTGTGAAGA AAATTGCACCAATGATGGCAAAGACTATCAAAGCTTTCAAAAACAGGTTCTCTCGGAGATAA
- the ELOA gene encoding elongin-A isoform X2, with amino-acid sequence MAESVLEVVGRLQARLAGSAEPKKLLKSLKRLSELPITVDILVETGVGKTVNSLRKHELVGDFAKDLVARWKKLVPVAQEAERNNLDSEDRDYERSSSSKRHQESSLREDEEADQEYSEPFQPSCSQSYSPDHREKKSKRYSRPERAYETYSYSSHQGKGWGRSSPVLSSDQEYSDCGQAVSPGPSESPQDVDTDPYASEEQEEPAIFHQKASKGHSFQEKLGAGRERGSGNFCDKGNASRSKEHKSSHKKQRLDGRGDERTSAFSLERLHKASFKEQLRESPVAAAGKEKQRTSEGTKKEKNRESGTSRKEKSQLLPHSEESLDNHVKKQKHRDSEKSKLEKSKQSLESSNSEKRKAESDSGNRIKEKGSSGSLKSSEGKRKISDVDKKSVGFSSNSGEGEAEDEFEQPTMSFESYLSYDQPQKKKKKVVKPSAGSAGDKDRGHSKQNGSKASTNSSSSSQKSPSHKRASEKKAEKKTPEPPKPKRIILDVVPTLPDIPLPPIQANYRPLPSLESITCSQTKRKVSSPVEESEAGFTGRRLNSKMQVYSGSKTAYLPKMMSLYQQCIRVLSNNIDSIYEVGGVPFSVLEPVLERCTPEQLYRIEECNHVLVEDTDQLWHNHCLRDFKNEKPEEFESWREMYLRLHDAREQRLLMLARNIGSAHANKPKGRVAKMAFVNSAVKPPRDVRRRQEKFGTGGPLLPEKTKIKPVLYTSSKSHARASDEQSYDGPSTSSAHSVPSSGSTFSSYDPRKPPVKKIAPMMAKTIKAFKNRFSRR; translated from the exons ATGGCGGAATCGGTGCTGGAAGTTGTGGGCCGGCTCCAGGCGCGGCTGGCGGGCAGCGCCGAGCCCAAGAAG CTGCTGAAGAGTCTGAAGAGGCTGTCAGAGTTACCCATCACAGTTGACATCCTCGTG GAGACAGGAGTTGGGAAGACTGTGAACAGCCTGAGGAAACACGAGCTGGTGGGAGACTTTGCCAAGGACCTCGTGGCCAGGTGGAAGAAGCTGGTGCCGGTGgcccaggaggcagagcg aaATAACCTGGACTCTGAAGACCGTGACTATGAGAGGAGCAGCTCGAGCAAAAGGCATCAGGAATCCTCCCTCAGAGAGGATGAGGAGGCTGATCAGGAATACTCAGAACCCTTCCAGCCTTCTTGCAGCCAGTCCTATAGCCCAGATCATAGGGAAAAGAAGTCCAAAAGATATTCTAGGCCTGAGAGAGCCTATGAGACTTACAGCTATAGCAGCCACCAGGGGAAGGGTTGGGGCAGATCCTCCCCAGTGCTCTCTTCAGACCAGGAATACTCGGACTGTGGACAGGCTGTGTCACCTGGGCCCAGTGAGAGCCCTCAGGATGTGGACACTGACCCTTACGCCTCTGAGGAGCAGGAAGAACCAGCAATATTCCATCAGAAGGCCAGTAAAGGGCACAGCTTCCAGGAGAAGCTCGGGGCAGGCCGGGAGCGCGGCTCCGGCAATTTCTGCGACAAAGGGAACGCGAGCCGGAGCAAAGAGCACAAGTCCTCGCACAAGAAGCAGCGACTCGATGGCAGAGGGGATGAGAGGACCTCTgccttcagcctggagaggttGCACAAGGCTTCTTTCAAAGAGCAGCTCCGAGAATCCCCCGTGGCAGCGGCTGGCAAGGAGAAGCAGAGGACGTCAGAGGGCACCAAAAAGGAGAAGAATCGGGAAAGCGGCACCTCCAGGAAGGAGAAGTCGCAATTGTTGCCGCACTCGGAGGAATCTTTGGACAACCATGTCAAGAAGCAAAAGCATCGGGACTCTGAGAAGAGCAAATTGGAAAAGTCCAAGCAGAGCCTGGAGAGCTCTAACTCAGAGAAACGGAAAGCTGAGAGTGACTCAGGCAATAGGATCAAGGAAAAGGGGAGTTCTGGGAGCTTAAAGTCTTCGGAGGGGAAGCGCAAAATCTCCGATGTGGACAAAAAATCAGTGGGTTTTTCTTCAAattctggggagggggaagcagAGGATGAGTTTGAACAACCTACAATGTCGTTTGAGTCATATCTCAGCTATGACCAgccccagaaaaagaaaaagaaagtggtCAAACCCTCGGCTGGGTcagctggggacaaagaccgAGGACACAGCAAACAGAACGGATCCAAAGCCAGTACCAACAGCTCGAGCTCCAGTCAGAAGAGTCCAAGCCACAAGAGAGCAAGTGagaaaaaggcagagaagaaaaccccagaGCCTCCTAAACCAAAGAGG ATAATTTTAGATGTGGTACCGACGTTACCAGACATCCCCCTGCCCCCCATCCAGGCCAATTATCGTCCTCTTCCCTCGCTCGAGTCCATCACCTGCTCCCAGACAAAAAGGAAAG TGTCCTCGCCAGTGGAGGAGAGCGAAGCTGGTTTCACAGGCCGACGATTAAATTCCAAAATGCAGGTGTACTCTGGCTCCAAAACTGCCTACCTCCCGAAGATGATGTCCCTGTACCAGCAGTGTATCAGGGTCCTCAGCAACAACATCGACT CAATCTACGAAGTGGGTGGTGTCCCTTTCTCGGTGCTGGAGCCGGTGTTGGAGAGGTGCACCCCGGAGCAGCTGTATCGCATCGAGGAATGTAACCAT GTGCTGGTGGAGGACACGGATCAGCTGTGGCACAACCACTGCCTGCGAGACTTCAAGAACGAGAAGCCCGAGGAGTTCGAGTCGTGGCGGGAGATGTACCTGCGGCTGCACGACGCGCGCGAGCAGCGCCTGCTCATGCTGGCACGCAACATCGGCTCTGCCCACGCCAACAAACCCaaag GGAGAGTGGCCAAGATGGCATTTGTGAACTCTGCAGTGAAGCCTCCTCGGGATGTCCGGAGGAGACAGGAGAAGTTTGGAACTGGAGGCCCTCTTCTGCCAGAGAAGACCAA AATAAAACCAGTCCTGTACACATCCAGCAAAAGCCACGCTCGGGCGAGTGACGAGCAGTCCTACGATGGgcccagcaccagcagtgccCACTCGGTCCCATCTTCAGGTAGCACCTTCTCCTCCTACGACCCCAGGAAACCCCCTGTGAAGA AAATTGCACCAATGATGGCAAAGACTATCAAAGCTTTCAAAAACAGGTTCTCTCGGAGATAA